A genomic region of Nakamurella alba contains the following coding sequences:
- a CDS encoding alpha/beta hydrolase — protein sequence MNYPTPVLEAAAQQFCDDTAAPPYLFDLAIEDGRRTVDGVQSGPTPRPDATVTPVTADGGPTGTLSLDIIIPAGLTGPLPVILYIHGAGWVFGDLGTHDRLVRELATRAGAAAVFVNYDRSPEARYPVAIEQAYAALEWIAAHGADHGLDPERIAIAGDSVGGNMSAAVTIMAKQRSGPVLAAQLLYYPVTDAAFDTDSYHQFGTGYWLRRDAMQWFWNQYTTDDAQRDEITCSPLRATTEDLAGLPPALVVVGEADVLRDEGEAYAAKLRAAGVPTTAVRYQGIVHDFVMVDAMRDTHAARAATAQGGLFLRDALH from the coding sequence GTGAACTACCCGACACCAGTCCTGGAAGCGGCGGCGCAGCAGTTCTGCGACGACACCGCCGCCCCGCCCTACCTGTTCGACCTGGCCATCGAGGACGGTCGCCGGACCGTCGACGGCGTGCAGTCCGGCCCGACCCCGCGTCCCGATGCGACGGTCACCCCGGTCACCGCCGACGGCGGTCCGACCGGCACACTGTCCCTGGACATCATCATCCCGGCCGGCCTCACCGGACCACTGCCGGTGATCCTGTACATCCATGGTGCCGGGTGGGTGTTCGGCGACCTGGGGACCCACGACCGACTGGTCCGCGAACTGGCGACCCGGGCCGGCGCCGCCGCGGTCTTCGTCAACTACGACCGCTCACCGGAGGCCCGCTACCCGGTGGCCATCGAGCAGGCCTACGCCGCCCTCGAGTGGATCGCCGCCCACGGTGCGGACCACGGCCTCGACCCCGAACGCATCGCGATCGCCGGGGACTCGGTGGGCGGCAACATGTCCGCCGCGGTGACGATCATGGCCAAGCAGCGGTCCGGCCCCGTGCTCGCGGCGCAGCTGCTGTACTACCCGGTCACCGACGCGGCCTTCGACACCGACTCCTACCACCAGTTCGGCACCGGCTACTGGCTGCGCAGGGATGCCATGCAGTGGTTCTGGAACCAGTACACGACCGACGACGCCCAACGGGACGAGATCACCTGCTCCCCGCTGCGCGCCACGACCGAGGACCTCGCCGGACTTCCGCCCGCCCTTGTCGTCGTCGGTGAGGCCGACGTGCTGCGCGACGAGGGCGAGGCCTACGCGGCCAAGCTCAGGGCCGCCGGGGTCCCGACCACCGCCGTCCGCTACCAGGGCATCGTCCACGACTTCGTGATGGTCGACGCGATGCGCGACACCCATGCCGCCCGGGCCGCGACGGCGCAGGGCGGACTCTTCCTCCGCGACGCCCTCCACTGA
- a CDS encoding alpha/beta hydrolase → MPKPTVVLVHGAFADASSFAAVIPLLLDAGVDVLAPAVPNRSLLGDSAYISSVVAQIPGPVLLVGHSYGGAVITVAGTTDNVVGLVYLAGYALEEGESLGELQGRFPDSDLASALVYTPFPVPGQEDGTDVSVDIARFPAIFAHDVDPSLARILAHSQRPLAALAFGETAPAAAWKTRPSWGTVSSADHTINPDVERFGYERAGMKVTEIDSSHLVMLAHPQQVVDVVLEAVAATSSD, encoded by the coding sequence ATGCCAAAGCCTACCGTTGTTCTCGTCCACGGCGCCTTCGCCGACGCCTCGAGCTTCGCCGCCGTCATCCCGCTGCTGCTGGACGCCGGAGTCGACGTCCTCGCACCGGCCGTGCCGAACCGGAGCCTGCTCGGCGACTCCGCCTACATCAGTTCGGTCGTCGCGCAGATCCCCGGCCCGGTGCTGCTGGTCGGCCATTCGTACGGCGGTGCGGTGATCACCGTCGCCGGCACGACGGACAACGTGGTCGGCCTGGTCTACCTGGCCGGGTACGCACTCGAGGAGGGGGAGAGCCTGGGTGAGCTGCAGGGTCGTTTCCCTGATTCCGATCTCGCCTCTGCCCTGGTGTACACGCCGTTCCCGGTCCCGGGCCAGGAGGACGGGACCGACGTGTCCGTCGACATCGCCCGGTTCCCGGCGATCTTCGCGCACGACGTGGACCCGTCGTTGGCACGCATCCTGGCGCACTCGCAGCGGCCGCTCGCGGCCCTGGCCTTCGGTGAGACCGCACCGGCGGCGGCCTGGAAGACGCGGCCGTCCTGGGGAACGGTGTCGTCCGCGGACCACACCATCAACCCCGACGTCGAGCGCTTCGGCTACGAGCGGGCCGGCATGAAGGTGACCGAGATCGACTCCTCGCACCTGGTCATGCTCGCCCACCCGCAGCAGGTGGTCGACGTGGTCCTGGAGGCGGTGGCCGCGACGTCGTCCGACTGA